From the Ctenopharyngodon idella isolate HZGC_01 chromosome 3, HZGC01, whole genome shotgun sequence genome, one window contains:
- the LOC127509455 gene encoding uncharacterized protein LOC127509455 isoform X1, producing MDIKFIVISMLLMIADGTYYHFTLILENILRVFLSHFLSNQFLYFLTGFTVRSPSGPLVVPLGSSVVLPCYVDEPLLTEGLEVEWRRTDSETPVHLFLDGESRPEAQQQDYHDRVHFFTEEIQHGNFSLSLDKLRAEDEEKYTCKVYSGQDSGETEVQIAAQTVVQTVERLLVSGSNRSISASVGEDVTLNCSVDSHITPEHIEQVKWIRTDEDILVLLYENNKTLSDSSDKQYRDRVEFFTDEIPKGNFSLRLKSVRTEDKGVYMCEVFAGGLSANATVVLERLGFSSWHITVLVFCFVAGSGAVLLLCCLIYCRSKNTVSSSTIWNLQLSLVFFPNICMFFTFIFWGLTEGFLHETVTCCALYILRPVMLIWAYLKYLQDNIKTWNRCIRITSEFAVFSVIVYSVIFNYGWRKRAHDTSIIPRVLSGIYLGVFVLLCLLLSAVDSRPPSQQQPRVSSRHKRTLDKFFLCIFAVSLSQLIQLITLFGLPSPVFLIVIFVQPLVLPFIRFLPFLQTKFKCLRQRWITLLWIITITLLDIILVIYIHLTILEREKECVGWICVIVFIEVLKMIVFYENRVTAAERSRDQTQRQQTETSQQRSNTFHLCHEIMYMFGAVGLVLLSSVTLTAELILKARNGERVLKDLGVIVFPSECVFALYWLGLQMHAYWKIDTTESTHNQRNSDQGHRHQLRNTAETHEMENLSEPAVSQTQ from the exons ATGGACATTAAGTTTATTGTTATATCGATGCTTCTGATGATCGCTGATGGTACGTATTATCACTTTACGTTGATACTCGAAAATATCCTTCGagtttttctttctcattttttaAGCAACCAGTTTCTTTATTTCTTGACAGGATTCACTGTGCGCAGTCCTTCTGGTCCTCTGGTTGTTCCTCTGGGATCTTCAGTGGTTTTGCCCTGTTATGTTGATGAACCTTTACTAACGGAGGGTCTGGAGGTGGAATGGAGAAGAACAGACTCAGAGACTCCAGTTCATCTGTTTCTGGATGGTGAGAGTCGACCAGAGGCCCAGCAGCAGGATTATCATGATAGAGTTCATTTCTTTACTGAGGAGATTCAACATGGAAACTTCTCCCTCAGTCTGGACAAACTGAGAGCTGAAGATGAGGAAAAATACACATGTAAAGTTTACAGCGGCCAGGATTCTGGTGAGACTGAGGTTCAAATAGCAGCACAAACTGTGGTTCAAACTGTTG AGCGTTTGCTAGTATCAGGATCTAATCGGTCCATATCTGCATCTGTGGGTGAGGACGTCACTCTGAACTGCTCTGTAGACTCTCACATCACACCTGAACACATTGAACAGGTTAAATGGATAAGAACAGATGAAGATATTCTGGTTCTGCTTTATGAAAACAATAAGACTTTATCAGATTCATCAGATAAACAATACAGAGACAGAGTTGAGTTCTTCACTGATGAAATCCCCAAAGGAAACTTCTCTCTCAGACTGAAGAGTGTCAGAACTGAGGATAAAGGAGTTTACATGTGTGAAGTGTTTGCTGGAGGACTTTCAGCCAATGCAACTGTAGTACTGGAGAGACTGG GTTTTTCTTCTTGGCACATAACTGTGTTGGTTTTCTGTTTCGTTGCTGGATCTGGAGCTGTACTTCTGCTCTGCTGCCTGATCTACTGCAGATCAAAAAACACAG TCTCCAGCAGCACAATCTGGAATCTTCAGCTTTCTCTGGTCTTTTTTCCAAACATCTGTATGTTCTTCACCTTCATCTTCTGGGGTCTCACTGAGG GATTTCTGCATGAGACCGTCACTTGCTGTGCTCTGTATATTCTGAGGCCTGTTATGTTGATTTGGGCTTATTTAAAGTATCTTCAAG acaacattaaaacatgGAACAGGTGTATCAGAATAACAAGTGAATTTGCTGTTTTTTCAGTCATTGTTTATTCAG ttatttttaattatggCTGGAGAAAGAGAGCACATGATACAAGCATCATACCTCGTGTATTATCTGGAATATACCTTGGAGTGTTTGTGCTGTTGTGTCTCCTCCTGAGTGCAG ttgaCTCAAGGCCACCCAGTCAACAACAGCCAAGAGTGTCTTCCCGACACAAGCGAACTCTAG ataaattttttctgtgtatttttgCCGTGTCTTTGTCTCAACTCATCCAGTTGATCACCTTGTTTGGACTTCCTTCTCCAG TATTTTTAATTGTGATCTTTGTTCAGCCACTGGTGCTTCCCTTTATACGATTTTTACCTTTTCTGCAAACAAAATTCAAAT GTCTCCGCCAAAGATGGATAACATTATTGtggataataacaataacactcCTGGATATCATCCTTGTGATTTATATTCATCTAACCATATTGGAAAGAGAGAAAG AGTGCGTGGGATGGATCTGTGTCATTGTATTTATTGAAGTTCTGAAGATGATAGTGTTCTATGAAAACCGTGTGACAG CGGCAGAACGTTCAAGAGACCAGACACAACGACAACAGACTGAGACGAGCCAACAAAGATCAAATACAT TTCATCTCTGTCATGAAATCATGTACATGTTTGGAGCAGTTGGTCTTGTTTTGTTGAGCTCTGTTACACTGACAGCAGAACTGATCCTGAAAGCAC GAAACGGTGAGCGCGTTTTGAAGGATCTGGGAGTCATTGTCTTCCCCTCCGAATGTGTTTTTGCCTTGTATTGGCTGGGTTTACAAATGCATGCTTACt GGAAGATTGATACAACTGA ATCTACACACAATCAAAGGAACTCAGATCAAGGACACAGACATCAGCTCAGG AACACAGCAGAGACTCATGAAATGGAGAATCTGTCTGAACCTGCTGTTTCACAGACACAGTAA